The DNA sequence AGTGGCGTTCCAGCTTGGAATTAGTACCTAGTGCACTCGGAGAGAACCACCACCTTGTACCATCACAAACACTTTCCTCTGTACGAACGTCACAATCCGGCCGTGTGCCCAAGTGCACTCTCTAGACGACAAAGAGAGTGAGTGGCTTCCCCTTCACTCAATCCAAGAGTCACTCTATCCATGAGTTTTAAACTTGCAACTCACCACTTCCCGACTAGAATCAGAGAGACGCTTCCTTTGAGACGAACCCTGCTCCCCGACGCCCGCGCCTCGAGCACTGGGTAAATCGCAATACATAGAGTAAGCCGTTTAGGGAATGGAAAAAGTTGAACAAGTCCACTTGCTCTGTAAGAGCCAGGAGAGGGAGATTAGAGTGAGCCGGAAGGGTGGAGAAGGATCGAGGAAGTGTGTTACAGTGAGAGGGCCATGGGTGGGAGGGCCATGGGTGGGAGGGCCATGGGTGGGAGGGCCATGGGTGGGAGGGCCATTGGTGGGAGGGCCATTGGTGGGAGGGCCATTGGTGGGAGGGCCATTGGTGGGAGGGCCATTGGTGGGAGGGCCATTGGTGGGAGGGCCATTGGTGGGAGGGCCATTGGTGGGAGGGCCATGGGTGGGAGGGCCATGGGTGGGAGGGCCATGGGTGGGAGGGCCATGGGTGGGAGGGCCATGGGTGGGAGGGCCATGGGTGGGAGGGCCATGGGTGGGAGGGCCATGGGTGGGAGGGCCATGGGTGGGAGGGCCATGGGTGGGAGGGAAATTGGTGGGAGGGCCATGGGTGGGAGGGCCATGGGTGGGAGGGCCATGGGTGGGAGGGCCATGGGTGGGAGGGCCATGGGTGGGAGGGCCATTGGTGGGAGGGCCATTGGTGGGAGGGCCATTGGTGGGAGGGCCATTGGTGGGAGGGCC is a window from the Procambarus clarkii isolate CNS0578487 chromosome 48, FALCON_Pclarkii_2.0, whole genome shotgun sequence genome containing:
- the LOC138351114 gene encoding proline-rich protein 36-like; amino-acid sequence: MALPPMALPPMALPPMALPPMALPPMALPPMALPPMALPPMALPPMALPPMALPPMALPPMALPPMALPPMALPPMALPPMALPPMALPPMALPPMALPPMALPPMALPPMALPPMALPPMALPPMALPPMALPPMALPPMALPPMALPPMALPPMALPPMALPPMALPPMALPPMALPPISLPPMALPPMALPPMALPPMALPPMALPPMALPPMALPPMALPPMALPPMALPPMALPPMALPPMALPPMALPPMALPPMALPPMALPPMALPPMALPPMALPPMALPPMALSL